The DNA segment actattgtagctggaaacggctgattttaaatggaatatctacataggcgttcagaggcccattatcagcaaccatcactcctgtgttccaatggaacgttgttagctaatccaagtttatcattttaaaaggctaattgatcattagaaaacccttttgcaattatgttagcacagctaaaaacagTTGTTCTGATTTGATTTAagatgcaataaaactggccttctttagactagttgagtatctggagcatctgcatttgtgggttcgattacaggctcaaaatggctagaacaaagacctttcttctgaaactcgtcagtctattcttgttctgagaaatgaaggctattccatgtgagaaattgccaagaaactgaagatctcgtacaacgttgtgtactactcccttcacagaacagctcaaactggctctaatcagaatagaaagagtgggaggccccggtgcacaactgagcaagaggacaagtacattagtgtgtctagtttgagaaacagacgcctcacaagtcctcaagtggcagattcattaaatagtacgcgcaaaacaccagtctcaacatcaacagtgaagaggcgactccgggatgctggccttctaggcagagttccttggTCCagggtctgtgttcttttgcccatcttaatcttgtctttttattggccagtctgagatatggctttttctttgcaactctgcctagtgTCTGCTGTTTTTTCCAGGTTTCTTAGGCCTGGATCAGAGCCTAGGTATTCAAAGATTGTCAAATCAGGCCCTTATGTATCCTGTGTACTGTGTTCCAGAGCCCTGCCGCCGGTGCCAAGGTTACTGGCGGGTTCTATGGCCGGTACCACAGCTGCCATGCTCACCTACCCTCTGGACATGGTGCGAGCCAGGATGGCTGTCACGCCCAAGGAGATGTAAGACAACTACCCCTAcctctgagaacacacacacacacacacacacacacacacacagtacattcggaaagtattcagaccccttccctttttccacattttatgttacagcctaattctaaaatgtataaaatattttgtTTTCCCCATcagtttacacacaataccccataatgacaaagtgaaaacaggtttttagacatttttgcacatttatcaAAAATGATCAACAGAAATGCCttttttacattagtattcagaccctttgctatgagaaccaagaacccgatggtcactctgacggagctccagagttcctctgtgtgtatgggagaaccatccagaaggacaaccatctctgcagcactccacctatcaggccttttatggtagagtggccagacggaagtcactcctcagtaaaaggcacatgacagcctgcttggagtttgccacaaGACAccactatttggcctgaatgccaagcgtcacgtctggaggaaatttggcaccatccctacttggaagcatggtggttgcagcatcatgctgtggggatgtttttcagcgcagggactcaaatcaaattttatttgtcacatgcgcttacttataagcccttaaccaacaatgcagttttaagaaaatagcccccccccaaaaaaatatttaagcgcagcagtaaataacaatgtctgggctatattcagggggtaccggtacagagtcaatgtgcgggggcaccggttagttgaggtaatatgtacatgtaggtagagttattaaagtgactgcatagataataacagagtagcagcagcgtagaagagggtgggggggcgtgtgatgtactgggccgtacgcactaccctccataccaggcagggatgcaacctttcaggatgctctcaatggtgcagctgtaataCTATTTGagcatctgaggacccatgccaggGGGAATtggcgttgttgtgccctcttcatgactgtctttggtgtgcttggaccatgttagttagtttgtttgtttggtgtggtcgccaaggaacttgaagctctcaacctgctccactacagcccgttgatgagaatgggggcgtgctcgatcctcctcttcctctagtccacaatcatctccattgTCTTGATGACATTGAGGGGTttttgtccttgcaccacacggtcaggtctctgacctccctataggctgtctcattgtttcagtgttacttgcctcgaagcgagcatagaagttatttagctcgtctggcagatttgtgtcactggccagctcatggctgtgcttccctttgtagtctgtaacagtttgcaagccctgccacatttgacgagcgtcggagccgatgtagtacgattcaatcttagtcatgtattgatgctttgcctgtttgatgactGGGAGatttgtcaggatcgagggaaagatgaacggagcaaagtacagagagatccttgatgaaaacctgctccagagcactcaggacctcagactggggcgaaggatcaccttccaacaggacaacaaccctaagcacacagccaggacaatgcaggagtggcttcatgacaagtctcaatgtccttgagtggcccagccagagcccggacttgaacctgatcaaacatctctggagagacctgaaaatagctgtgctgtgacgctccccatccaacccgatagagcttgagaggatctgcagagaaaaatgtgagaaactccctgaatacaggtgtgccaagcttgtagcgtcatacccaagaagcctcgagactgtaatcgctgccaaaggtgcttcaacacagtacttagtaaagggtctgaatacttatataaatgtgatatttcagttttttaatacatttacaaaatattctaaacctatttttgctttgtcattatgggatatggtgtgtagattgagggggaaaaaacgatttcatccattttagaataaggctgtaacgtaacaaaatgtggaagaagtcaaggggtctgaatactttccgaatgcactgtacacacacacatacacactgtttgTGGTGCTGCGAATAACTCGCACtttacatccctctctctcttctcccctcaggTACAGTAACATAATCCATGTGTTTGTGCGTATCTCTCGTGAGGAGGGTTTGAAGACGCTGTATCGTGGTTTCACCCCCACCATACTGGGCGTGGTGCCCTACGCTGGACTCAGCTTCTTCACCTACGAGACTCTCAAGAAAATGCATGCGGGTACTGCAGTGTCTCAgctgtcttctctgtctgtctagtcGGTATCTAATCTGTCTAGTCTGTGTCTAGTCTGTCTCTAATCTgtctaatctgtctctctctgtcctgtctgtctctctctctgtcctgtctgtctctctgtcctgtctgtctagtctgtgtctctctgtcctctctgtcctctctatctctgtctagtCTGTATCTAATCTGTCTAGTCTGTCTATCAGCAATACAGTGCATGGCTATATGTAAATATAAGGTTTCCCACTAACATGAACCCTGTCCCAcccatccctgtctctctttctgtctctctcaccctctccctttctgtctctcaccctctccctccctctctcaccctctccctccctctctcaccctctccctccctctctcaccctctccctccctccctctctcaccccctccctccctctctcaccccctccctccctctctcaccccctccctccctctctcaccctccccctccctctctcaccctcaccctccctctctcaccctccccctccctctctcaccctctccctccctctctcaccctctccctccctccctctctcaccctctttctcaccctctctctcaccctccctctcccaccctctttctcaccctctctctcaccctctccctccctccctctgtcaccctctccctccctctgtcaccctctccctccctctgtcaccctctccctccctctgtcaccctctccctccctccctctctctcaccctctccctccctctctccatctctccctccctctctccatctctcactccctcacaccctctctccatctctcacaccctctctccatctctcacaccctctctccatctctcacaccctctctccatctctcacaccctctctccatctctcacaccctctctccatctctcacaccctctctccatctctcacaccctctctccatctctcctccctccatctctcaccctctccctccctccatctctcaccctctctccctccctccctccatctctcacccctctctcccaccctctctcccaccctctctcccaccctctctcccaccctctctcccaccctctctcctctcccaccctctctcccaccctctctccctccatctcccaccctctctctctctctcactctcactcccgccctccctccatctctctctccctccatctctctcaccccctccctccctccctctccagagcGGAGCGGTCGCCCCCAGCCCTACTCGTACGAGAGGTTGGTGTTCGGGGCATGCGCAGGTCTCCTGGGCCAATCGGCCTCCTACCCGTTGGATGTGGTGCGGCGGCGCATGCAGACGGCGGGCGTGACGGGGCACACCTACGGCACCATCCTGGGTACCATGCGGGACATCGTGGCGGAGGAGGGCGTGGTGCGTGGCCTCTACAAGGGCCTCAGTATGAACTGGGTCAAAGGGCCCATCGCTGTGGGCATCAGCTTCACCACCTTTGACATGACACAGATCCTTCTGAAGAAGTTGTACCAGCTGAGGTATAATAACAGGTAACCAGTAGGGAGAGactggtggagggatggagaaggcAACGGCCAGGGGAGTGAAGACCATAGATAATAGCAGGACAGTCGCTCTATGATAACCTCAGCACAAACCACGTGAAGGCCAGGATGAGAAAAAAAACGTTGTCGCTTTCTAAGGTCAAGGCATGATGGATTGGGGAATGTGTGATTGAGTGATCCAGGTCAgcactgtggacacacacacacacacacacagtgtgtgcaaTGAATGTcttcaactttgtgtatgtacaTGGATGCATGAAGTCTCATAAGAGGTACATTGGGTGGATCATAATATACACTGTCATCCTGTACGTCGTGTTCAGGTGCAATATGTTCACTTATTTCaggctacctgtgtgtgtgtgagactctgtgtgtgagactgtgtgtgtgtgtgtgtgtgtgtgtgtgagactgtgtgtgtgtgagagactgtgtgtgtgtgactgtgacagACAACGCACACCTTCCGGGTGTCTCTCTTGCCTTGCGTCCCTACTTGAAGAGGGGACCTTCCAACAGTCTGGATCAGATGAGTTGTTCCTATCTATCTCCTTCCACATGAGTTGGATTTGACTTTTATCACACCACAATGTACCCCCATGAGATTTAGTTTTGTTTGGTTGAGGATTTTTGTTTAATGAGTTATACCAAAGTATATACAAGAGGGGCATTGTAATTAATAATGATTTATGACTAGAGAAGATTGATATTAATAACATATTTTCTTTGGTACAGTGAAGTTCTCACCAGaaatatacacagtgtacaaa comes from the Salmo trutta chromosome 21, fSalTru1.1, whole genome shotgun sequence genome and includes:
- the slc25a42 gene encoding mitochondrial coenzyme A transporter SLC25A42, giving the protein MGNGVQQHQATPLTQGEVLPQPSDSQAEGLKPQTRSVVNSLLSGALAGALAKTAVAPLDRTKIIFQVSSARFSAKEAYRLIYRTYLKDGFLSLWRGNSATMVRVIPYAAIQFCAHEQYKRLLGGYFGFQGKALPPVPRLLAGSMAGTTAAMLTYPLDMVRARMAVTPKEMYSNIIHVFVRISREEGLKTLYRGFTPTILGVVPYAGLSFFTYETLKKMHAERSGRPQPYSYERLVFGACAGLLGQSASYPLDVVRRRMQTAGVTGHTYGTILGTMRDIVAEEGVVRGLYKGLSMNWVKGPIAVGISFTTFDMTQILLKKLYQLRYNNR